The following coding sequences are from one Bos indicus x Bos taurus breed Angus x Brahman F1 hybrid chromosome 5, Bos_hybrid_MaternalHap_v2.0, whole genome shotgun sequence window:
- the FGF23 gene encoding fibroblast growth factor 23 gives MLGARLGLWVCTLSCVVQAYPNSSPLLGSSWGGLTHLYTATARNSYHLQIHGDGHVDGSPQQTVYSLPSTVAVDLRHPDRRYYGGFHILCALMIRSEDAGFVVITGVMSRRYLCMDFTGNIFGSHHFSPESCRFRQRTLENGYDVYHSPQHRFLVSLGRAKRAFLPGTNPPPYAQFLSRRNEIPLPHFAATARPRRHTRSAHDGGDPLSVLKPRARATPVPAACSQELPSAEDSGPAASDPLGVLRGHRLDVRAGSAGAERCRPFPGFA, from the exons ATGCTGGGGGCCCGCCTGGGGCTCTGGGTCTGCACCCTGAGCTGTGTGGTCCAAGCCTATCCCAACAGCTCCCCGCTGCTGGGCTCCAGCTGGGGCGGCCTGACCCACCTGTACACGGCCACGGCCAGGAACAGCTACCACCTGCAGATCCACGGAGACGGGCACGTAGATGGCTCCCCGCAGCAGACTGTCTACA GTCTTCCCTCAACAGTAGCGGTAGATCTGAGACACCCCGACAGACGCTACTATGGAGGATTTCATATCCTCT GCGCCCTGATGATCAGGTCGGAGGATGCGGGCTTCGTGGTGATAACAGGTGTGATGAGCAGGCGGTACCTCTGCATGGACTTCACAGGCAACATTTTTGGATCC CATCACTTCAGTCCGGAGAGCTGCCGGTTCCGGCAGCGGACACTGGAGAACGGCTACGACGTGTACCACTCGCCGCAGCACCGCTTCCTCGTCAGCCTGGGCCGGGCCAAGCGCGCCTTCCTGCCGGGCACCAACCCGCCCCCATACGCGCAGTTCCTGTCGCGCAGGAACGAGATCCCGCTGCCGCACTTCGCCGCCACCGCGCGGCCCCGGCGCCACACGCGCAGCGCACACGACGGCGGGGACCCGCTCAGCGTGCTCAAGCCGCGCGCCCGCGCCACGCCCGTGCCCGCCGCCTGCTCCCAGGAGCTGCCCAGCGCCGAGGACTCCGGCCCTGCCGCCAGCGACCCGCTCGGGGTGCTCCGCGGACACCGCCTGGACGTGCGCGCCGGCTCCGCGGGCGCCGAGCGCTGCCGGCCCTTCCCCGGCTTCGCCTAG